GTTGAATGTTATGGTCTAACATGGTTAGATTTAATCCGGTGATCTCGAAGATCATCGTAGCTGCGTTCCTGATCGCGTTCTTCGCGGTATTCATCTGGGCCGCGTTCTTCCTGGAGCCTGCAGAAACGGATGTGGAGAGTGCAACGTACGATGGTGCCGAGGGAGTGATCACCGTCACGATGAAGGTCCCGCTGGCGGACGGAAGCTGGGTGGCTTCAGTCTATGTCTCGGATTCCGATGAAGGCACCAAGTACTACACCACCTCAGGCATAGTGACCCCTTCGGCGGACCGCATGAGCTTCACCATAACGGATTCCCAAGGTTGTCTGCTGAACCTGCCGAACGGCAGCAAGCATGTGGATGTCCATTCTCTGGCCGTTCCGCCGCATGATACGATCTTTTTCACGTTGGAGGTCTCCGATCACGTCTACTCCACGGAGGAGATGATAATGATCGGGATCGCTGTGGCCTTCATGGTCTTCGCGGTGGTGCTGGCCGTCATCAGGAGAATAGTCCGCGGCCGCTGATCAGACATCGAAGAGAACGGTCACTGAAGGAGTGGATCTGTCCACTTCCATCATGTGATACGTGACGGCCTTCACCTCGGACTTTATGCGGTGCCTGGCCCTGTCCAGGGTCTCCCCCTTGGCATGGCATACCACATCGTCACCTTCGAAGGACACCACGAATTCCTTCAGGATGAGATTGTCAGCATCCTCTATGAAAAGCAGCTCGGAGAGGAACGAGTACAGTCTGTCCTCGTCATCGATCCCGGTGACACGGATCTCCGTCTCCTCGGAAGTGCCGATATCTGACAGATCCACCGTCTGGTCGAACAGGGCGTATGCCGCATTGGCATAGCATTCCTCCAGGGTCTTCCCGAAGGCCTTGACCATCATGTCGGCCGTGTGATCTATGAGGATGTACCTCTCCATAAGTGGGTGAAGGCATTCCGGATTATTGTACCCATCGTTCGTTTTTATATCATGGAAATAATGGCCAGTACATGAAGACGAAGAATGCGCTGTTCGCAGTCGCGGCAGTCATGCTGATGGTCATGCCCATCATCCCCGCAGCAGATTATGATGCGGAAGAGGATGAGAGGCTTCTGGTCTCGACCGGACCTCTTTCCGATGACGATGACAGGAATTACCTTTTCGAAGCACTCTTGATCATAGTCATAGTGCTGGTGTTCGCAGGAGCCCTCCATGTGAAGGTCCGTGGCGTACCGAAACTTCCCAAACGCAGGAAGTAAGATGGAAGAAGCGGTATTCGAAAGGGCCAAGGATTTCGCCAGAGGGATATTCGAAGGCGACAGCAGCGGCCATGACGTATACCATACCATCCGGGTCCATGATCTGGCCCGTACGATCTGCATGAAAGAGGGCGGGGAGATGGACATAGTCCGTCTCGCTGCTCTACTGCATGACGTCGACGACCGCAAGCTGTTCGGTGGGAACGGCTTCGCCAACGCGAGACGCTTCATGGATTCTGAAAACATACCGATAGATGACCAGCTTTTCGTCTGCGACATAATCTCGCAGGTATCATTCAAGGGTAAGGATTCCGTCACGCCCTCTACGCTGGAAGGCAAGATAGTCCAGGATGCCGACCGCATGGATGCGATAGGAGCCATCGGAATCGCAAGGGCATTCGCATACGGCGGTAGCAAGGGCAGGGCGATCTACATCCCCGGAGAGTCCCCGAAGGAGGGCATGTCCGAGAAGGAGTACTTCAGCAATCAGGGCACCTCCGTGAACCACTTCTACGAGAAGCTCCTGCTCCTCAAGGACATGATGAACACAGAGACGGCCAAGAGGATGGCCCAGGCACGCCACGACTACATGGTCGGGTATCTGGAGGAGTTCATGTCCGAATGGGAAGGCACCCGCTGAAAACGCGTTAACACTTTCAGAGTCTGCGACTTACCGCCAGTTCTTTTTTTAACCAATGAATGGGTAAGGGAAGCTATGCGCATAACGATTGTAGGCTGCGGCTCCAGAGGTTCAAAGCTCGCGGAAGCGGCCGATAAGATGATGGAAGTCAAGAGGATCTATCTCGTTGACACGGACAAGAAACGTGCCGAAGCGGTAGCAGCCAGCCTCAACAAGGCCGAACTGGTCGAGGATGTGGAGGAGGAGCTCTACCATTGCGACCTGGTCATCGAATGCGCAACACAGGATGCCGCCAAGATGGTCATCCCCAAGGTCGTCTCCAGGGGAGTCGACATCATGATCATGTCGGTGGGAGCGCTTGTGGACGATGAGTTCAGGGCGATGGTCACGGACAAGGCCTCGCAATGCGATGCCAAGATCTACATCCCGTCCGGTGCGATATGCGGTACCGACGGTCTCAGGTCATCCACAGTGGGAGCGGTGCAGGAGGTCGAGCTGATCACCACCATGCCCCCGCTCAGCTTCGAGTGCATCAAGTACGTCGAGGACAAGGGAGTGGACGTCAAGACGATCAAGGACACCACCGTCCTGTTCAAGGGAACCGCCAGGGAGGCTGTGCAGTACTTCCCTAGGAACGTCAACGTCGCGGCTATCGTCAGCATCATGGGAATCGGATTCGACAAGACCATGGTGACAATCCAGGCCGATCCTGCGATCAAGACCAACTCCCACGAGCTGAGGATCAAGGGAGAGTTCGGAGAGATGACCACGCACACGTTCAACGTCCCCTCGCCGATCAACCCCAGGACATCCAACCTCTCAGTATTCTCCGCGATCTCTGCGCTGCAGAGGATCGTCAGGAACGAGTGGATAGGGATCTGATCCCGATGTCCGCCACAAGGGCCGAGAGGCTCATCTCCAATGCCGAAGGCATGGATGCTATAGTGATAATGAACGATGGGGAACCGTTCCTGGATTCCACGTTCTGGTATCTGTGCGAGCAGCCCGGAGGTTGCTTTGAAGGTTCATTCGCCATTGTTCGCAAGGACGGGACGCTGGATGTCATCGTCAGTCCTCTGGAAGCCGAATCGGCTGAGGACGGAGTGGGCAACATTTGCGTCTACCATGACGGAAAGGAGCGCGAGAACTTCATCAAGGAATCCCTGAAGGGATGCAAGAAGGTCGGTTTCAACACCCACTCCAGCACGTACGCCATGGTGCAGTACGTAAAGAAGGTCGTCGGTGAGATCGAGGCGGTCGATGCAGGAAAGGCGATCGACAGCACGGTATCCGTCAAGGATGCGAAGGAGATCGAGGCCACTAGGCAGGCATGCAAGATCTCATCCACGGTAGCGAAGGAGCTTCCGGATTATCTTTCCGAGGGAGTCTCGGAGAAGGAGGTCGCCTCCAGGATGGACAACAGGATGCGCGAGCTGGGCGGAACTGGTAACGCATTCGACACCATCGCGGCTTTCGGAGCATACTCATCACAGCCCCATCACATGCCTTGCGACTACAGGCTCAAGAAGGGAGACACCGCACTTTTCGACTTCGGAACTAAATATGCCAGATACTGCTCTGATATGACGAGGACATTGTTCCTCGGCAACCCTCCTGAGGTATTGGAGAGAGCGTACGAGGTCGTCAGGGAGGCGCAGCTCGCAGGCATCGCGGAGTATCGCGATGGGGCCAACGCCAACGCCGCTGATCTCGCAGCAAGGAAGCTCATCGACGAGACCGAGTTCAAGGGAACATTCATACATTCTTTCGGCCACGGTATCGGCCAGGATGTCCACCAGGCGATATCGGTATCGCCGAAATCTGAGCAGATCCTGCACGCGGGGAACATAGTGTCCGCAGAGCCCGGGATATACATCCCCGGCGTAGGCGGGATAAGGATAGAGGACACCGTGCTGGTCACGGAGAAAGGCTACGAGATCCTCACGGATTTCGACCACTCATTCACCGTAGTCCAATGACTCTGCCGACCCTTCTGGACTTCGAGGTAGAATCCGTCCCTTGGGATGGGGAGTTCGAGATCATACAGTGCAAGAAGGCATTGAATCCGTCCGTGATGTATCCCGTCAGGTACAGTCTCAATCCGTATGGGGGATGCGAGCACGGATGCATCTACTGTTTCGCACCCAGATACACTCATTCCGACCCCGCCAAATGGCGTGTGGTCCGTGTGAAGGCTAATATCGTGGACCGTCTGGCCAAGGAGATAGGCAACACGGAAGGGACCATAGGATTGGGAACGGTCACCGACGCGTATCAGGCAGCCGAGGGAAGGTTCAGGCTCAGCAGGATGTGCCTGGAGTTGATCCACAGCAAGGGCAGGAGCGTGTTCATAACGACGAAATCTCCGCTGGTGCTGAGGGATCTCGATCTTCTGAAGGATATGGATTCAACAGTGGCCGTATCCGTCTCGAATCCCGACGAGAGGTTCTGTAAGATGACTGAGCCTGGCGCGCCATCGTTCGAGGAGCGCTTGGATACCATAAGGAGACTTGTGGATAGCGGAGTGAAGACATGCGTCTTCATCGCACCTGTACTCTCATCATTGGAGGGCCGTGAAGAAGAGTTGGCACGCCGTCTTTCGGAGACTGGTGTGAAGAAGGTCTTCATCGACAACTACATGCGTCGCGACACAGACTACGAGAGGCTTGTAAGGATGGGGATAGACGGTTCCGTGGAAGCGGAACGCAAGGTCCGCGAAGCATGCCTGAGAGAAGGCCTGGAGCTAATCTCAGAACGTTGATTCGAGCACGAGGCGCTGCCTGTCGCCGGCATCTTCGAGTTCGGAGCAGTCGCCGTTGATCCTTCCGATCTTTATCATCTCGTAAGGTGCGACCGGTTTGCGGTCCTCGCCGCTCAGCGGGGTCGGTCCGAAGAACAGGCAGAATGCCCCGACCTTCGGCCAGTATGCGATGTCACCGACCTCCATCTCTGTGGTGCGGTTCTCCTTGGGGAGGACGACATCGAGGGGCATGTCGCAGTAGATCATTCCTCCGAGCATGTTGATGTCCAGCTTGTGCGGGCAGGACAGCCAGATGGAATTCGATATGTCCGAATCGTCCAGTTCTCCCTCGAATACAGCGTTCCTTGCCCTGATGATAATCTTGTTCATTCGATCCCTCCTCAGTTGTTCCTCTTCAGGAAGAGCTCGCGGATCTCCTTGCCGACCTTCTCGATCTGGAGGTTCCTCTCTTCCTCTTCCATCTTCTTGAGATTCGGTAGGCCTGCGTTCCATTCAGCGACCCATTGGCCGGCGAATGTGCCGTCCTCGATCTCCTTGAGTATCTTCTTCATCTCTGCTCTGGAATCATCGTTGACGATCCTGTCCCTTCTGGTAAGACCGCCGTACTCGGCGGTGTTGGAGACTTCCTGCCACATGTAGTCCAGGCCTCCCCTGTTGATCAGGTCGACGACCAGCTTGGTCTCGTGGAGTACCTCGAAATAGGCCATCTCGGGAGGATATCCCGCTTCCACCAATGTGTCGAAGCCGGCCTTGATCAGAGCTGTGATCCCTCCGCAGAGAACCGCCTGCTCTCCGAACAGGTCGGTGCAGGCCTCCCTCTGGAAAGTGGATTCGAACACACCGGCACGGGTGCAACCCATTCCCTTCGCGAGGGCGAGTGCGATGTCCTTCGCCTTTCCGGAGACATCCTGATGGATGCAGACCATTGCGGGGACCCCGAATCCTTCTTGATAGATGTTCCTGATCATGTTGCCGGGGCCTTTGGGGGCCATCATTATGACGTCCACGTCATCCGGCGGTACGATTGTCTTGAAAGTGATGGCGAATCCGTGGGCGAATTCCAATGCACAGCCCTTCTTCAGATTGGGTTCCACGAACTCCTTGTAGATCTCCGGCTGGACCTCGTCCGGCAGGAGCATCATGACGACATCGGCATCCTTCACCGCGTCCACGAAATCAGTGACCTTCATCCCATCCTCCTTGGCCTGTTTCCAAGAAGGGCCGTTAATCCTGACACCGACCGTTACGTCGAGTCCGGAATCCTTGAAGCACAGTGCCTGCGCTCTGCCTTGGGAGCCATAGCCCAGGACAGCGATCTTCTTGCCGTCGAATATGCTCAGGTCAACGTCCTTGTCGCGATAGATCTGCATGAAGCTGCCTCTATCCTCGCTACCAGTGACGTACGATTAATAATTTATCAGAAACAGTCGGCCCTCCCTGAGGGGAGGGTGAGGGCCGTCAGGCCCTGAAATGTTTATGGGATCTCTACCAACGTGTACCTCTTGTCGCTGATGTAGCTCTTCATTCCAGACGGGATCTCTTCCAGCTTGTAATCCGTTGAGGTAGTCTCGCAGTAGCTCCATTCAGTACTGCCGGTCTGCTTGACCGCTCCAGCCATGTGACTGGGCAGAAGCAGGAGCGCGGTCTTGTAGTTCAGGTTCACCTTTTCCCTGCACTGATGTGCGATGGCACAGAACAGGATCGAAGTGTCTTCACAGTCTCCTCCTTGGTCGTATAGAGTCTCTAGAGGGAGCTTCCAATACTCTGTATAGCCCATGTATTCCTCATCGGACTGATATGTGATGTATTGTGTGAACTTAAGGATGTAATTCAGTAGCAAATCTTCTGTTATATTGGAGTGCTTCTCCCTGAGGGCAGACAGCATCTTATCCACTAGCTCCTCCATGTAAGGAGCCATTGTGGTATCAGTGTAGCTTAGGGTTACAAAATCTTTGTCATGAACATGGTCTGAGCTCTGCTGCCTCTGACTTATAGTGTAGTACTCTCTGGCATACTGTAAATCATTATAATCGATTCCAATCGTGACAGTGTAAAGCTCGTTTTCGAAATACCACTTGAATGTACGGTCAACGTTTCCATTGACTGTGACGATATAGTATGATCCAATGGCGCTCTCAGTAGAGGCGACAACAGTATATTTCCCGCCGTCGGGGAAGCTGTACTCTCCAGATACGGTGATTGTTTCTCCAGTATCGAGATTCTTGATGGTATATGTCGCATCAGTCAATCCGAATACTTCATCCAGATCGAGTTCTGTATCGGATTCAAGAGTCAAGTCATTGTCTTTGCCGTTGAGAGCGTAGACGGTCATGGAGCCTCCAATGATGATGTCTACCTCTAGATCCTTCGAGATGAGATTGAAACTAGAGTCGTACCATCCTGCGAACTCTACTTCGGAATCCACACTGGCTTTCAATCTTGCAGTCGCCCCAATCTTGTAGGGGCTTTCGTTACCCGTGACCTCGATTCCACATCCCGTGAGAACGGTAAGCTCGCACGATTTCTCGATTTCGATGATCTCATCGTAGGCATACTCGTATATGAAGCGGTAGAGGTAATTATCATCGGTTCCGTAGTAGCTCACGATTTTGTAGGTTATCCATCCATTGGCATCTGTCCACTGCTTTTCTTTAGAACCGTTATTGTTGAGGTATTCCACGACATTGCATAGGATCTCGTCGCCGTTGTCAGTGGTAATTGTTTCGGTGTAGTGGTCTATTATGGTGCGCGGTATTTCCGATGACCAATATGTGCTGGAATCGGTGAGGGTCATCTCGCTTCCAGTATACAGGTACTTGTATGTGGTAACGTCATCGTTCTGGATGTAGTAGGAGCGTTTATCTTCGTTGAAGTAGAGGTATGTGCATGTGAGGGTTCCTGATATAGAGTAGGGGTTGATGCCTCTCTTATATTCTCCACTCTTGCTGAACGTGATGGAGTGGCCAGACAGGTCGTCCCCCCAGAGCGCGTACAGAGTGATGTTGCCGGTGAGGTCCGTGGTGTCACCGGTGAAACGTGTCTCATGATCCTTGTCCAGGAACCATCCGTCGAATATCAGATCCGTCTTAGAAGGGTTGGGGATCTCCAGTTCATCGCCAGGGGTGTACTGTTTAGGCGCATCCTCCGAAATGGTGCCTCCATCCAGTTCGTACGTGATGGAATAATGCTTGTTCGGCGGTTCGTTCACCACAAGCGATGCCCCAAGCACACAGGCTAGGGCGATTACTATGACAATCGAGACTGTCGCTACTCTGTTCATTTCCTGCTCCTTGCTGTTTTAACCCTCATTAAGTAAAAAAAGCCTACTGAAACCTGAGCGGAAAAAGTGTAAGGCCGTGCGCTCCGACTGAGGGATTATATTGTCCAACATTGCTATCTCGGGCATGATCGTTGAATCCATCTGGGGGAAGAAGATGGCCCTCGTCATCATAGATCCCCAGCGCAAGTTCTCCTTGGACATCCCCGATTGGGAAGACAGGGCGCGGCCGGCCGTGGAGGCCATCAATTCCTTCGCGAAGGAGTTCCGCAGCCGCGGCAGACCAGTGATCTTCATCCATTTCGACGGTCCGTCCCATACCGGTTACTCGGGGGACGATGCGGATTCGTGGCTGCCTGGATTGGAGTCCTTCGATTCGGATATCGTGGTGCACAAGTGTCACATGAACTGCTTCAAGGAGACGGATCTCGAGAAGGTCCTCAGGGATTCAGGATCGGACTGCGCTTTGTTCACAGGCATGCTGACGGAATACTGCGTCATCAGCACGTACTTCGCTGCTTCGGAAAGGGGAATAGTACCTTATCTGGGGAAGGACGCGCTGATCCCTTACAACTCCAAGGGCAACGAGGCCGCAGAGCTGATATGCAGCACCGCAGGCATGGAGACCGTCAGGAGATTCCTGGACGGCGAGCAGGCACCGATCAGGATGGTGCACTGAGAAGAAAGAATCGGCCGGCTTTCGCCGGCAAAGGTTGTTAGGGTTTTCATTCGAGCGTGATGGACTTCTTCACCATGCCGTTCACGCATGTGCCTGTGAACGCATTGACGTTGGAATCCGTTCCGCGCTGGACGTTGCCGAAGAGGGCTTTCACGTCCACGGGTTTGTATGTCTCGACGCTCTCGATCTCCATCGAGGGTCTGGGCCTGCATACGCCGACACGGTTGGCGGATCCAGCCTTGACAGCGACGGCCTCGCCGTTGTTGAAGGTTGTCCTCTCGCTGACCTTCATGATGTATATCTCGGGGCCATCGTCGATGTTGTACGTCTCATACCCATACTTGCTGAGCTGACGCACTCCCCTGGAGTACTCCGTGGTCACACGGGGCTCCTCCATCTTAGGCGCAGGCACTTTGTTGGCATTAACCGACTTCATGCGGCTGAACATGCTTTGAAGGCTAGCGCTGCAGCTACTTGAGTTTTCACTCATACTATCCCATCCGTCGGAGTTATCTTGTCTTCCAAATAAAAGCCCTGCCTTATAAGTGATGGTCGTTGGAAGATTTACTTACTATTTTGATCGATAAAATGTGATCTATGTCTCCAAAAACTAATAGTTCATGTATTTTAACCATTATGGTAAGGTGTTCGGTGAATACATCCGACATCAATTAATACTAACTACAGCAATTTAGACTTCATGGGAAAATTTATCGTCAAGAAGACGTCAAATGACGGATTTGCCTTCAGCCTTGCAGCTAACAACCACGAGGTCATCGGAGTCTCTCAGACCTACTCGTCCATGTCCGCTCTGAAGAACGGAATCGAGTCTGTTAAGAAGAACGCAGATGTCGAGATCGAGGACCAGACCGTCCAGGACTTCGAGGAGCTCAAATGCCCCAAGTGGGAGATCTACACCGACAAAGCCGGTGAGTTCAGATTCAGGCTCAAAGCCTCCAACGGCGAGATCATCCTTGCAGCATCCGAGGGATACACTGCAAAGGCCAACGCCAAGAAGGGAATCGAGTCCGTCAGGAACAACAAGGACTCTGAGACCGAAGTGGTCGAGGAGTGATCCCATCAAGGCTGTCCGCGACCAATCGCGGACGGCCCTTTCCACTTTTTACATCGAATTTTGAATTCAACGGAATCCCATTTTATCCGTTATACCGTTCTGTTTACCGCACGGTGATGTCATGACTCTCGTCAACGGCACTGGAGATCGCAAGGAAGCGTTGGAGTTCATGATCAGGGCGCACTGCGTCCGCAAGCATGGCACCAGCGAGATATGCGATCAATGCGCAGCATTGCTGGAGTACGCCTTCGACCGCATCGACTCCTGTCCGAATCACGAGACAGGGGTAAGGTGCAAAGGATGTCCGACCCGCTGTTACAACCGCGATATGGCCAGTATGATGGAGGATGTCCTTGATTCCGAGTTGCCAAGATTGATCCTTCATCCTGTCATGCTGAAGAAATACCGTAACTGGTAAACAGAACCATCAGGGCGAGAATGAAACGAAAATGCCTGCATCCAAGTTACTCTCATGGGTTAGGATGAGTGGGTCTGCCCGGGTTTAATTTTTCGCGAGCCGACAAAGTGGTTCCGGAGGCAATAAAAAAACGGATTTTGAAATCATTGAAGGCGCGTAAGTCGAACTCGACCTGCAAACATAGGTGTGGTTTTTCGGTGAGATTGAGCACGGGTGAAGTGGCTAGGAAAGATGTATTCCAGAACCCGGATGGGAACTGCAGGAAGGACAACGAAGAGACAGGATCATACGGTGCGGCCACAGGCAGAGCATTCAGATATTCCGACGAGGACTATGCGAACGAGGTCCTCGGCAATGGAAGGATGGTCGGGGACATCCCATGGATCGACTGGCTGCAGTTCACAATGGATTCGTTGCATTCGCTGATTGGTAACAACTATTTCGGTCAACTGTCTAATAGGAGCATCAAGACAGTCATAACCGAAAACTATGGGGTCACTAGGACATGCACATGTTGTGGAGGGCCGCTCAACGTTTACACGCGGATGTGTGATCATTGCGGAGAGGTTGTGACGCATATATTCAACAACAGCGTTCATTGTTTTCACAAGAGCTACCCAGTGGTGAAGCTAGAGGTGATCGAAATTAAAACGCAGCTCAAGGCTCCGATCTGAGATGGGAAAAAGTCACCCGGAAGTGGCATTGGTGGTGTCCATGTAGGAAGTAATGGACAACACCGCCGCATCCAAGCTAAAGATGAGCAACTATGCGTTCCAGGATTCAGCGGAACCGCGTCAGGCGGCAGAAGTGACGGCTCTAAAATATTTTGTGGCAGTGGAAAAACGACTTGAATTGACTCTGATGTCAACCCGTTTCAGGAAAATCGATGAAGAGTCGACACTTGGTTACAAATATGAAAGAAACAATCGGATTATGGTGATGCACATGGAAGATACTGAGGAACTGTCCCCGAAAGGCAGGCCTATATTGAAGGAAGATTTCGTCGATGAATTGGTCAGGATTCCGAAGTATGTTCCGAGAGGTTCGAAGGATCTGTTCAAGATGAAGGAGGATAACGGACATCTTAGGTCATCCGTAGAGCTGATCAGCGATCGTGCAAATTACAGTTTCAAATTGTCTACCAGGAAGTCGATCAAAGATCCGGTGGACTTTTCTGTTGTTTTCACATATTCGGACATCAACGGGAGAGAATACATAATCCGTAGATTCAATGGAGACCATGGCAGACACTATTATAAGAACACGAACAGGTACATATCAGGCCCCCACATCCACACCATAACTGAGGCTGCACAAA
The nucleotide sequence above comes from Methanomassiliicoccales archaeon LGM-RCC1. Encoded proteins:
- a CDS encoding archease; its protein translation is MERYILIDHTADMMVKAFGKTLEECYANAAYALFDQTVDLSDIGTSEETEIRVTGIDDEDRLYSFLSELLFIEDADNLILKEFVVSFEGDDVVCHAKGETLDRARHRIKSEVKAVTYHMMEVDRSTPSVTVLFDV
- a CDS encoding HD domain-containing protein, translating into MEEAVFERAKDFARGIFEGDSSGHDVYHTIRVHDLARTICMKEGGEMDIVRLAALLHDVDDRKLFGGNGFANARRFMDSENIPIDDQLFVCDIISQVSFKGKDSVTPSTLEGKIVQDADRMDAIGAIGIARAFAYGGSKGRAIYIPGESPKEGMSEKEYFSNQGTSVNHFYEKLLLLKDMMNTETAKRMAQARHDYMVGYLEEFMSEWEGTR
- the nadX gene encoding aspartate dehydrogenase — translated: MRITIVGCGSRGSKLAEAADKMMEVKRIYLVDTDKKRAEAVAASLNKAELVEDVEEELYHCDLVIECATQDAAKMVIPKVVSRGVDIMIMSVGALVDDEFRAMVTDKASQCDAKIYIPSGAICGTDGLRSSTVGAVQEVELITTMPPLSFECIKYVEDKGVDVKTIKDTTVLFKGTAREAVQYFPRNVNVAAIVSIMGIGFDKTMVTIQADPAIKTNSHELRIKGEFGEMTTHTFNVPSPINPRTSNLSVFSAISALQRIVRNEWIGI
- a CDS encoding Xaa-Pro peptidase family protein, which produces MDRDLIPMSATRAERLISNAEGMDAIVIMNDGEPFLDSTFWYLCEQPGGCFEGSFAIVRKDGTLDVIVSPLEAESAEDGVGNICVYHDGKERENFIKESLKGCKKVGFNTHSSTYAMVQYVKKVVGEIEAVDAGKAIDSTVSVKDAKEIEATRQACKISSTVAKELPDYLSEGVSEKEVASRMDNRMRELGGTGNAFDTIAAFGAYSSQPHHMPCDYRLKKGDTALFDFGTKYARYCSDMTRTLFLGNPPEVLERAYEVVREAQLAGIAEYRDGANANAADLAARKLIDETEFKGTFIHSFGHGIGQDVHQAISVSPKSEQILHAGNIVSAEPGIYIPGVGGIRIEDTVLVTEKGYEILTDFDHSFTVVQ
- a CDS encoding radical SAM protein, with product MTLPTLLDFEVESVPWDGEFEIIQCKKALNPSVMYPVRYSLNPYGGCEHGCIYCFAPRYTHSDPAKWRVVRVKANIVDRLAKEIGNTEGTIGLGTVTDAYQAAEGRFRLSRMCLELIHSKGRSVFITTKSPLVLRDLDLLKDMDSTVAVSVSNPDERFCKMTEPGAPSFEERLDTIRRLVDSGVKTCVFIAPVLSSLEGREEELARRLSETGVKKVFIDNYMRRDTDYERLVRMGIDGSVEAERKVREACLREGLELISER
- a CDS encoding cyclophilin-like fold protein, whose protein sequence is MNKIIIRARNAVFEGELDDSDISNSIWLSCPHKLDINMLGGMIYCDMPLDVVLPKENRTTEMEVGDIAYWPKVGAFCLFFGPTPLSGEDRKPVAPYEMIKIGRINGDCSELEDAGDRQRLVLESTF
- the ilvC gene encoding ketol-acid reductoisomerase, whose product is MQIYRDKDVDLSIFDGKKIAVLGYGSQGRAQALCFKDSGLDVTVGVRINGPSWKQAKEDGMKVTDFVDAVKDADVVMMLLPDEVQPEIYKEFVEPNLKKGCALEFAHGFAITFKTIVPPDDVDVIMMAPKGPGNMIRNIYQEGFGVPAMVCIHQDVSGKAKDIALALAKGMGCTRAGVFESTFQREACTDLFGEQAVLCGGITALIKAGFDTLVEAGYPPEMAYFEVLHETKLVVDLINRGGLDYMWQEVSNTAEYGGLTRRDRIVNDDSRAEMKKILKEIEDGTFAGQWVAEWNAGLPNLKKMEEEERNLQIEKVGKEIRELFLKRNN
- a CDS encoding InlB B-repeat-containing protein, giving the protein MNRVATVSIVIVIALACVLGASLVVNEPPNKHYSITYELDGGTISEDAPKQYTPGDELEIPNPSKTDLIFDGWFLDKDHETRFTGDTTDLTGNITLYALWGDDLSGHSITFSKSGEYKRGINPYSISGTLTCTYLYFNEDKRSYYIQNDDVTTYKYLYTGSEMTLTDSSTYWSSEIPRTIIDHYTETITTDNGDEILCNVVEYLNNNGSKEKQWTDANGWITYKIVSYYGTDDNYLYRFIYEYAYDEIIEIEKSCELTVLTGCGIEVTGNESPYKIGATARLKASVDSEVEFAGWYDSSFNLISKDLEVDIIIGGSMTVYALNGKDNDLTLESDTELDLDEVFGLTDATYTIKNLDTGETITVSGEYSFPDGGKYTVVASTESAIGSYYIVTVNGNVDRTFKWYFENELYTVTIGIDYNDLQYAREYYTISQRQQSSDHVHDKDFVTLSYTDTTMAPYMEELVDKMLSALREKHSNITEDLLLNYILKFTQYITYQSDEEYMGYTEYWKLPLETLYDQGGDCEDTSILFCAIAHQCREKVNLNYKTALLLLPSHMAGAVKQTGSTEWSYCETTSTDYKLEEIPSGMKSYISDKRYTLVEIP
- a CDS encoding cysteine hydrolase; amino-acid sequence: MIVESIWGKKMALVIIDPQRKFSLDIPDWEDRARPAVEAINSFAKEFRSRGRPVIFIHFDGPSHTGYSGDDADSWLPGLESFDSDIVVHKCHMNCFKETDLEKVLRDSGSDCALFTGMLTEYCVISTYFAASERGIVPYLGKDALIPYNSKGNEAAELICSTAGMETVRRFLDGEQAPIRMVH
- a CDS encoding YegP family protein, which gives rise to MGKFIVKKTSNDGFAFSLAANNHEVIGVSQTYSSMSALKNGIESVKKNADVEIEDQTVQDFEELKCPKWEIYTDKAGEFRFRLKASNGEIILAASEGYTAKANAKKGIESVRNNKDSETEVVEE
- a CDS encoding nitrous oxide-stimulated promoter family protein; protein product: MTLVNGTGDRKEALEFMIRAHCVRKHGTSEICDQCAALLEYAFDRIDSCPNHETGVRCKGCPTRCYNRDMASMMEDVLDSELPRLILHPVMLKKYRNW